A window of Brassica oleracea var. oleracea cultivar TO1000 unplaced genomic scaffold, BOL UnpScaffold03015, whole genome shotgun sequence genomic DNA:
TTTGAATATCTTGTCTCATTATCTTTCATTTTAACTGTAGGTTGGTATTGGGGACCCCCACACCGTTGTTTTCCATCTTCCTGGGGAGTTGGGATCCATGAATGATCTTCAATTTGTTAGCCATAATAAAGGATCAAAAGTTAGTTCTTTTACTGAGAATGGCGTATCCGATGAAACCCTTATTTCGCTGTTAAAGATTCTGAAGAAGTATCTTTTGGATGACTCTGTAAAGATCATTGACGTAACGTCTCAAACCCTTCGGGTCAGTTTCCTAACACTCTTACCTATCCAAACTTGACCTTCAGTGGGCTCATAGTTTTTCGATTTTTCCCTGTACAGAATTGATTGTGCCTCTGAATACCGTAATGTTTGACTCTGACCTAATTTGGTGTGATTTTTCTCGATTTTACAGTATCTTTTTATTGATAATTTAGTAATCTACTATAATGCACAGGAAAGTCATGAATTTTTCTGTCTGATGTGccattatatttttgtcaaatatGTGTTAACACCTTCCCAGTAGAGGCGTTGTACATATTTCCAAAGATTTATTCTGTACTATCTTGCCTCCTGTCTCAAAAGGCCatgttttagaaatttcatTCAccttatatagatatatttttctgCTTGCTTTAGGGAATTCTTTCCACTGAAAGGGGGCAGCAAGCATTATCTTCTATCGATTCGTGTGAGAGATCTTTGATTGAGG
This region includes:
- the LOC106321787 gene encoding serine/threonine-protein kinase ATM-like yields the protein FINFSCPCSLQALHHKLIATEASQGESNLETGDSFWHSDDEIVNAVWTLVRVSASDEADSMRLLASDFLSRVGIGDPHTVVFHLPGELGSMNDLQFVSHNKGSKVSSFTENGVSDETLISLLKILKKYLLDDSVKIIDVTSQTLRGILSTERGQQALSSIDSCERSLIE